AGGACCACCTCCGTGTTGCCGTCCAGCGTGATCACGGGGAGGCGCAGCGTGGCCGTTGCGGCGTCGAAGGCGATGCCGTGGATGCCCTCCGGCGTCGGCGCGAACCGGACGCCACACTTGGCCAGCTGCGCCACCGACGGGATCTTGATCTCCTTGGCAAGCGGCGCGCTGCTGGCGACGCCGTCCATGTTCATGCCGCTGAGAACTGCCTCCACGTCCACGGATGCCGCCAGCTTCCGAACGACGGACACCACCCCTGGGAGCGCTGGCAGCCTGCGCGTCATCTTCCCGTAGAGCTTCGTTAAGGAGCCCATGGGccgggagacaaggctccccaagTTGAGGCTCCGAGACACCTGCAAGAACGTCTTCTTCACCGCGTTCTCGTCACGTTGAGGCAGCTGCACGCCGGCAAGCTCTGGAACCACGTCCAGGAGCTGCTCCTCGAGGTCGTCGAGGGAGCGGTCCTGGGCCTGGACCGCTGGATCCTTACTGCCTCCGTGGCCGTTCTCGTCGAAGACGGCGTCGGGCGGGACGAGGAAGTGGTAGAGGAGCTCCAGTAGGTGGGCTTCCGCGGTGACGTCGTTGGCGATGGTCACCTCGGCACGCATCTTGATGGGGGACACGTTCTTGACAAACCGGTCGAAGATGGAGCACAGGGACAGCatggcacgggcggcggcggcctgctcggTGGCCTCATGGCGGAGCTCAAGGGCCTCGGCAAAGAGTCGGAGCGGGAGCTGGTTCTCGATCATCATGGCGTCGCGCACCGTGGCGTGGATCCAGTTGGCCGCCGAGGACACCATGTCCGGGGCCTCGTCGCGGTGGTAGCTCTCGAGGAAGTCGAGCAGGAAGCAGGTGTCGATGGCCATCAGCCACGCCAGGGTCTCGTCGCCGAGATCGAGTACCCGGTGGTACGGCCGCCGCATCTCGGCCTGGAGGCCCATGAGGCGCTGCACGAGGTGCCCGACCTTGCGGCCGCCGGCGAAGAGCCGCTCCGCGCGCTTGGCCGCCGCGAGCTTGTAGCGCTCCATGTCCTTGAGCTCGGGGCGGGCCTGGTGGTGGTAGGGCCCCAGCGCGAAGTGCTGCGGCGCGTACGCCTCGGGCTTGGTGTCGCGCAGGGTGCGCGGGACGTCGAACACcctggccgccgcgccgagctcctCGGGCGACGCCTGCTCAAGGGTCTCCCGCACCCGGCACAGCCAGCGCATCTCCTCGTCCGCGGGCTGCACGCCGGTgttcgctgccgctgccgcctgcgCCATTTAGCTAGACTACCCCTTGTAACGTTAAACCTTGCTACTGGTGCTTTGCATTCCTCGGGCAAGGTTATATATAGAAAGAAAAATGTCACCGTTCATTTTTGGGGCACATTTCAGTCGCGTTTAGGAAAGAACAGCTTAGGATGCTCCACTAGCTTAGAATTCGGATGCGGTGTGCCAATAATGAGTCCTCCACATTTTTCTTATTCCATTGCAAGCTACATTATTCGAAACCAGGGAGCAGGGTCATGCCTGTTCAGACTATAGCCATGGTTGTGCCACAATGCAAGCTTGGAATGCAACGATTTTTGCCTGTTCAGACTCACATGAACCGATCGAGAAAATTCCCCACAACATCTCAATGGGGACTTAATTTCGTTTTATTCTCCGACTTCGACTTCCACTGATATTCTTTTCTAGCTCAATATGTTCTTGAGACCTTTATTCTAGCCAGCTCAACAACTAAGCTAACTTTACATACCTTAGATGAGAAGCCACCATTTGAGCCAGAGCCGTTTGATCTCATATTAGTTATAGAAACCAACTAAAAAATAGTCTCACATTACAGAATGCAACCATATAGATTTTGCAATCCTAGGAGCGGATCTGTTGCCTTCTTGGAGAAATCTGCGGTACTGAGGAGCGGATCTGTTGCCATCTCAGGCGGATCTGCGGTAATGAGGGTTGGGCTGGCGCAAGGGTGGGCCCGCAGTTGAGAGGCAGGATGGAGTACGGCCTGGTGGAGACAGCCAGGTGGCTGCATGCGGGCCGCTGGGTGAAGAAGTGATGAGTCTGGCCCAGGTGGGGTTGGATGAAAAGCCCACACACCGATCTTATTCCTGGCATCCGAAATTACGACACACCGATCCGACCTACAATGCCACTAGGGCCTCTTGTTGTGCCtcggcaatcttagcaccgcACTCCGGCGCACCCACTCGAAGAAAGTCCCAATCTTCCTAAAAGACTAGTCTGATAGCGGAAGAGTGGCTCTCTCTTTTAAGgtggcttcctcctcccaagctaagTAAGGTGGGATTATTCAGAGGCTCACACGGTCACCGTCCAACTACAACTGGGCCTGGCCTATTTTTTTATTGCGTCTTTGCCAGCGGAtaatagtggaggatgtcctcatcatttccACCCTCTTAAACAAGggctcagctctgataccaaatgaTAAGGACATGGCTACGATGCCCGGATATTTGGCCCAAACTTTCATGGTATTCGAATCAAGAAACTAGATATTTCTTAAGCAAATAAAACAACTCAGGAAACACTTGAATGATAAGATTGGTATCCTATTTCTTGTTCCTCAACACGTCAGTACAGGATGCAGCTAGTAGCCAATAACCTTCCATGTGATCAACTGAAATTGATTTATTCTCCCAACAAttatagcagcagcagcaatagaGTTGATAAATCTCACGACAATATCAATGTTCCAAACAAGATGTTGATATGATTCAGAAAGGACAATA
This sequence is a window from Panicum virgatum strain AP13 chromosome 7K, P.virgatum_v5, whole genome shotgun sequence. Protein-coding genes within it:
- the LOC120640179 gene encoding putative UPF0481 protein At3g02645; this translates as MAQAAAAANTGVQPADEEMRWLCRVRETLEQASPEELGAAARVFDVPRTLRDTKPEAYAPQHFALGPYHHQARPELKDMERYKLAAAKRAERLFAGGRKVGHLVQRLMGLQAEMRRPYHRVLDLGDETLAWLMAIDTCFLLDFLESYHRDEAPDMVSSAANWIHATVRDAMMIENQLPLRLFAEALELRHEATEQAAAARAMLSLCSIFDRFVKNVSPIKMRAEVTIANDVTAEAHLLELLYHFLVPPDAVFDENGHGGSKDPAVQAQDRSLDDLEEQLLDVVPELAGVQLPQRDENAVKKTFLQVSRSLNLGSLVSRPMGSLTKLYGKMTRRLPALPGVVSVVRKLAASVDVEAVLSGMNMDGVASSAPLAKEIKIPSVAQLAKCGVRFAPTPEGIHGIAFDAATATLRLPVITLDGNTEVVLRNLVAYETVAVRGPLVLSRYTEMMNGIIDTTRDVRILRQSGVLVNRMKSNREAAAMWNGMCRAARVSRVSRLDGVIRAVNAHRDRTAAVRVQKMLKRYVFGSWKILTLLASVGLLVMTALEAFCSAYPCHDSWFGNVLQLGSPDP